In one window of Parambassis ranga unplaced genomic scaffold, fParRan2.1 scaffold_234_arrow_ctg1, whole genome shotgun sequence DNA:
- the LOC114430541 gene encoding amyloid beta A4 precursor protein-binding family B member 1-interacting protein-like translates to MTPSSNTAESSQSKPQTKAEKIKLALEKLKEAKVRKLIVKVLMGDGSSKTLMVNERQTVRQVLDKLLEKTHCDSSIDWSVCETNPELQNERGFEDHEYLVELLCAWTRHSENKIYFVLRPQKYVMFTDPQLFYMWKKSKTVLSGVNQQAKELLIKEHFGGSTLIVPDLEGTLYLKEDGKKVWKSRYFVLRASGIYYVLL, encoded by the exons ATGACTCCATCATCAAACACTGCTGAATCATCCCAG AGCAAACCTCAGACTAAAGCAGAAAAGATCAAACTGGCTCTGGAGAAGCTGAAAGAAGCCAAAGTGAGGAAG TTGATAGTGAAGGTGCTGATGGGTGATGGCAGCTCCAAGACTCTGATGGTGAATGAGAGGCAGACGGTCCGACAGGTTTTGGACAAGCTGCTTgagaagacacactgtgacagcagcatcgACTGGAGCGTGTGTGAGACCAACCCTGAGCTGCAGAACG agAGAGGCTTTGAGGACCATGAGTATTtagtggagctgctgtgtgcctgGACTCgtcacagtgaaaacaaaatctATTTCGTGTTAAGGCCCCAGAAGTATGTGATGTTCACAGACCCTCAG CTGTTTTACATGTggaaaaagagcaaaacagTTTTGAGTGGGGTTAACCAACAGGCCAAAGAACTCCTCATCAAG GAACATTTTGGAGGTTCAACTCTGATAGTTCCTGATCTTGAAGGCACGCTGTACCTAAAAGAAGACGGGAAGAAGGTTTGGAAGTCTCGCTACTTTGTTCTCAGGGCCTCTGGAATCTACTATGtactgttgg